Proteins encoded together in one Hevea brasiliensis isolate MT/VB/25A 57/8 chromosome 16, ASM3005281v1, whole genome shotgun sequence window:
- the LOC131174638 gene encoding serine decarboxylase 1-like produces the protein NNLGDPFIDSNYGVHSRQFEVGVLDWFARLWEIEKNEYWGYITNCGTEGNLHGILVGREVFPEGILYASRESHYSVFKAARMYRMECVKIDCLISGEIDCADFKVKLLANEDKPAIINVNIGTTVKGAVDDLDLVIQTLEESGFTHDRFYIHCDGALFGFMMPFVKRAPKVTFKKPIGSVSVPGHKFVGCPMPCGVQITRMEHINALSRNVEYLASRVATIMGSRNGHAPIFLWYTLNRKGYRGFQKEVQKCLGNAHYLKDCLRNAGISAMLNEFINTVVFERPQDEQFVRRWQLACQGNVAHVVVMPNVAIEKLDDFLNEFIEKRSTWYLDGRVQPPCIAADVGNENCACTLHK, from the exons AACAATCTTGGTGATCCATTTATTGACAGTAACTATGGTGTCCATTCAAGACAGTTTGAAGTGGGTGTCTTAGATTGGTTTGCCCGTCTATGGGAGATAGAGAAAAATGAATACTGGGGTTACATAACAAACTGCGGTACAGAAGGAAATCTTCATGGGATTTTAGTAGG GAGGGAAGTGTTTCCTGAGGGAATTCTGTATGCATCACGAGAGTCACATTATTCTGTCTTTAAAGCAGCTCGCATGTATAGAATGGAATGTGTGAAGATTGACTGTTTGATCTCTGGTGAAATTGATTGTGCTGATTTTAAAGTTAAACTACTGGCTAACGAGGACAAACCAGCCATCATCAATGTTAATATAG GAACAACTGTCAAGGGAGCCGTCGATGACCTTGATCTTGTCATACAAACACTTGAAGAAAGTGGATTTACACATGACCGGTTTTACATCCACTGTGATGGAGCTTTATTTGGATTTATGATGCCTTTTGTTAAACGT GCACCAAAGGTCACTTTCAAAAAGCCCATTGGAAGTGTGAGTGTTCCTGGTCACAAGTTTGTTGGCTGTCCAATGCCATGTGGTGTGCAGATAACAAGGATGGAACACATTAATGCTCTCTCAAGGAATGTTGAGTACCTCGCTTCAAGGGTTGCCACAATCATGGGAAGCCGCAATGGCCACGCTCCTATCTTCCTTTGGTACACCCTCAACAGAAAAGGCTACAGGGGATTCCAGAAAGAAGTGCAAAAGTGTCTCGGAAACGCTCATTACTTGAAGGACTGCCTACGTAATGCTGGGATCAGTGCTATGTTGAATGAATTCATCAATACAGTTGTATTTGAGCGTCCTCAAGATGAGCAGTTTGTGCGCAGGTGGCAACTAGCTTGTCAAGGGAATGTTGCACATGTGGTGGTGATGCCCAATGTCGCCATTGAGAAGCTGGATGATTTCTTGAATGAATTTATTGAGAAGCGCTCAACTTGGTATTTGGATGGACGAGTTCAACCTCCGTGTATTGCAGCAGATGTGGGGAATGAGAATTGTGCTTGTACTTTGCATAAGTGA